The Sphaerochaeta globosa str. Buddy region GCCTCAATTCTTGCTTTTTTTTCTCTTCTGATTCGAGGTTCAACGCTGCTTGGATATAGTACTTTGAAGATCCGGAATGTACTACAAAATCAATTTCGCATTGTTTTTGAAGCCTTTTTCCCTCTCCATTTGTCTCTGTTATTTCAATTACACCAACATCCACACAATACCCTCTTCCTATCAATTCATTGAAGATGATGTTCTCCATGATGTGGCTTTCCTCTTGTTGCCTGAAATTGATTCTAGCATTTCTAAGCCCGATATCAGTGCAATAGTACTTATTGGGATATTGGAAATAGTGCTTTCCTTTTACATCAAAACGTTTAGCTTCTTTGAAAAGGTACGAATCGAGTAGATAATCGATATATTTCGCTATTGTTTCCGAGGAGATTTTTTTGCCTCTGTCACTAGATAATGTTCTTGATATTTTATTTGCATTTGTCAAAGAGCCTATAGAAGAGCAGAGGTTGTCTGTTAGTTGGTTCAGGACATACGTTAGATCAACGCTATAGCGTTCGGTGATATCTTTGAAATACACTTCAGTGAACAGACTTGAAAGATATTGTCCCTTTTTTTCATCCGATTGTTTTGAGAGGGCAAAGGGCATCCCACCGTACATCGCATATTGCTCATATGCTTCAGCCTTCTCTCCCCCAATGTGGGAATAAAACTCTTTGAACGATAATGGAAGGACATGGATGACGTCTCCTCGTCCCCGAAATTCTGTCATGACATCTTTGGAAAGAAATTTTGAATTACTTCCTGTTACATAAAGATCAACATTTCCAAGGTGCAATAGCCCATTCAGAACACTGTAAAGCAAGATAGGTTTGTCAGGATTTTTCATCTCTTCTTGGGAAATCGCATATTGTACTTCATCAAGGAATACATAATATTGTTGGTCCTTTTCAGTAATACGCGAGCGGATGAATAGAGAGAGCTGGTTTGGATCACGTAGCTTTTCGAATACATCATCATCCAATATAATTTGCAGTATATTGTCCTCTTTCACACCATCCTCGAGGAGATAGTCATGGTAAATCTTGAAAAGGAGATAGCTTTTTCCAGATCTTCTTAATCCTGTTATTACTTTGACCTGTCCATTAAATCTGCTAGCCTTAAGCTGTTCCAAATACCTGGCTCTCTGAATATGCATAGTCCCTCGATTGAAAGTACGTCTACATGTTGACTAACTTTCAACTCAATTATGCCTCTTGCTTGCTATTTATGCAATTGAAATCGAAAGTACGTCTACATGTAGACTAACTTTCATGTTGATGATCACGTACCTTACTTCAGCCTACTGGTACGTGGATCATGGCTGCGTGTCATTGGATGCATTTCTTCAAGCCTTACAGCACTAAACTTCCTGATCTATAGAAAGAGGTTCAAATGATGCACAGAACAGTATTGGCCCCATCGCTATAGAGTACAAGTTCATAGGGTGCATTCTGATATTCCTCATTGGGAGAGGTCGCATCGAAGGAAACCCAGGCCCCGTCCATGTAAATTTCCGGCCTGTAGTGGATATAGGTTTCAACCGCTGCATCCTGTATCTGGCACTCTGGGAAGTATAGGTCGTTTGCTTTCAATCTCTCAGAAAGGGCTCGATATTCATCCGGGCTCATTCCATAGTCGGCACCCAGTCGCTGGTTTCCATCCATCTCATCAGACATGTACTTCTTCCAAGCGGTGATACGAACATCAGTGCCCTCTCCTAGTCCATAATGGATGGCAAGGGCAGAAAAGACTGCTGCAAAGTCCCAACAGACTCCATAGAGCTTGGTCTGCGATGCATCGGTCATGCTGCGCTGTCGTATCATTTCCGTTACGGGGTAGATACCCGGCATAATGTAGTTCCAACGCATCGGATAGGAGACATCAGCTTGGGTATTGGGGTCGGTAAGCTTCATCCGATCGTGTTGCCATGCCAGAATAGTGTTTCCCAACGTCTCTTTGGATGCATCATCGGTTATCGTGATTGCGTCCAAAGTGCTCTTAGGAAGTCCATACCGGTCAGTAAGATACTGAATATCCTCAGCATTGAGATTGTCGTATGGAGAAGAAGCTACTAGTTTCGGGGCTTTCGGATCGATGGTGCAACCGTCATCTGGACGGCACGAGGTGAGAAGTACGAGTATGAGGAAGAAGAGTAAGAATGCAGGGTGCCGATTTTTTCTTGTGTTCATATGCTGGCTCACTTGTCGGTGCGATGCGTATCCCTACCTACAGCATATACCCGGTTATTCGAAAAACAAAGTGACTTTCATAGGTTGTATGTCTCCCATGGAGGGGTGGTTCCGTTGCTGATTCCTTTGCGGGAGGGTAGAATCAAAAAAAATGGGGAGAGAGCTGATGAGTATTTTGGTTGTTTATGATTCTATGTATGGAAATACGGAGAAAATTGCGCAGGCCATCGGCGCCGCAATCGGGGCTGACGTGCTTCGTGCAGGTGAGGTGAAGCCAGATCAGCTTACCGGTCTGGACGTTCTTCTTGTCGGTTCTCCGACACAGGCCTTTCAACCCTTGCAGCCCATGAAAACCTTTCTGAAGGAAATCCCTTTTGGAGCACTCAAAGGAGTCAAGGTTGCATCCTTCGATACCCGAATGGATGTGGCTGCAGTCAATAACCGCTTTCTTACCATCATGGCAAACCTCTTCGGCTACGCTGCCAAGCCAATAGCGGCTACCTTGATGAAAAAGGGAGGCCTGAGCATTGCTTCTCCTGAAGGCTTTATTGTCAGTGACAAGGAAGGTCCTTTGAAGGACGGCGAGCTTGAGCGTGCCGTTCAGTGGGCAAAGCAGAGTATCTCATGAAGAATAGCGGATACTTTCGTGGCGGGTTGCCTTACACGCAGATAGGAAACGGCCCGAAGCCTTTGGTTGTGTTCGATGGGTTAACCTTCGAACACAAACCCCAGTCGCCGGCCATGGTCAAAATCTACTCGTTCCTCGAGAAGGATTACACCATCTATAGTGTGTTGCGCAAACCTCAGTTGCCAGAGGACTATACCTTGGACGATATGGCCCAGGACTATGCTCAAATGTTAAAGGAAGAATTTTCCACTCCAGTGGATATCATCGGGATTTCCACCGGAGGCTCGATTGCACTGCACTTTGCCGCCCTTTATCCCGACTTGGTACGTCATCTGATCCTCCATTCAAGTGCTCACACCCTTAACGACAAAGCCAAGCAACTTCAGCTCGATATTGCGCATTTTGCACAAAAAGGGCAGTGGAGAAAGGCTTGGAGCCTGCTTGTTGCAACGGGCTTCCCCCAATCCGGGTTTGCTTTTCAACTCAGCAAACCGTTGGTTGCCGTCATCGCTTTTTTGCTCTCGGTGCATCACCCAAAAGACGCCAACGACTTGTTGGTGACCGTGCAAGCCGAGGACAAGCATGCGTTCTTGGATAGGTTAGGTGAAATTTCCTGTTCAACCTTGGTAGCTGGGGGTGAGGATGACTACTTTTACAGCTCCCAACTTTTCAAGGAAACTGCCCAAGGTATTCCCAATGCCAGACTGTGCCTCTATCCAGATATGGGACATCCTGCTGGTGGTAAACGGTTCAAAGAGGATGTTCTCAATTTTTTACACGCAGATTGAGTGTTTGATTGCTTAGGGAATATTGCATTTCCCAAAGGATACAAGGCTATGAAAGTACTGATACTCGGTGCCAGCGGAGCTACAGGGACATTGGTTGTTTCAGAGTTGCTCAATAGGAAGATTACCGCCAGAATCGTAGTACGAGAGAAGGCAATACTTGCGCAGGCTCTCAAAGAGAATCCTCTTGTTGAGATCGTAACCGGAGATATTGATACGTTTACCCAGCAGACAATGGAGGTCCTTCTCAAGGATTGTGATGCAGCTGTCTGCTGTCTTGGCCACAAGACAACAATGAAAGGAATGTTTGGCAAGCCGCATGCGCTTGTTTTTCACGCAGTCCAGAAAATTACTGCGGCTATGGAAACACGAGCCGGTTCTCAGAAATTCATCCTTATGAGCACTACCGCTTACACCAATAAAGCCACAGGCGAGAAGAACAGCGTAGGGGAGGCAATCCTATTTTCGCTGTTGAAGGTGTTGCTTTCGCCTCATCGGGACAATATGCTTAGTGCCGACCATCTTGTGCATCGCATTGGAAAGAGCGAAGCCTTTTCCTGGGTGGCGGTACGTCCCGATACCCTCATTGATGAGGAGCAGAGCAGTGCGTATGAAGCACTTGAGCATACCAATCGAAGCCCTGTTTTCAATGCAGGGAAAACCAGCAGAATCAACGTAGCATGCTTTATGGCTGATCTCGTATTCGATGAGGTGTTGTGGGAGAGGTGGAAATACAAGACGCCGGTACTCTATAACAAACATTGAGAGAGCATTATCAATAGTGTGAAATCCAATCTTGCCATGCTAAAGAAAGTTCCCTGCTCATAATGAGGAGCAAACCAAGTCAAGTATGATGGGTGATTACATTCGTGCTCTTGCATCACCCAAGAAAAACGGAGGACGATAACGCCCTCCGTATAGCATTCATATACTTCTATTACAACAAGAAATATTGTGCTCCGATATAGGCATTGGAACTGCCAAACAATGAATCCTTGCCACCATAGAGCTCAGCTCCAGCATATGCAAATAAATCTTCGGTGAAGAAGTATCCGGCCTCTCCAAGAGCCATGTAGGAGAAATCCAGGCCTGAGCCATCGAAAAATCCATTCTGAGTCCAAAGTTTGTCGGCAGAAATGCTTGCTGAGATGCCGGTAACCAATCTAAGTTTTTCGCTGCTATAGGTCAGTGATCCCATGAATTGGTTGTTTGCCGATACTTCAAATGTGTCAAACGAAGACGGCATGCTGATGGTTGGCAAAACCAATACCACGTACCCTTGAACCCAGAGATGATCACTCAGTTTCGCCCCAGATTCAAGAGTTCCCGATATTCCAACATTCAGGTCGGTGGCACTATCGGCATCTTCGAACAACTGGCTTACGAAGGCACCGCCATCAATTCCCACGCCAAGGCGAAGTCCTTCAACTAGATCTCTAAAGTGTTGGTGAACCATGACTTCCTTTGCCTTGTTATAGGGATACCAAGTGAAATAACCATTCATGGACAGGAAGGTGCCGGTAGAAGATGTCTGGCTGCTGTATAGGCTGAGGCCGGTCTGCATGAGTTGGTCCTGCTTTTCATTGAAGCGAAAATCAAGCCAGCTCTCAATCGAAGGCCTGATTGCACTGAGCTCGGATCCAATTTCATACGGTGCGTAGGTACTGAGAAGCGTCCCCCCTGTCAGGTTGTCATTCGATTGCCTGCCGTATAGATACTCTGCATAGGGCTTTACCACATACACAAACTCACTTGGAGTACGTATATCAAGCAGGTCACTCACTTCCGCCCACATCCCGGCACGAAGTATTTGATCAGTAGCGAACAAGGGACCAGAAACTGCTGCTATAGCTACCAGTAGGATAATGATAATTTTCTTCACAGAAACCTCCTAGTGAAATTTTTTCTATCAGTTAAGAAAAATCCTAGCACGTCTTCAAGCAAAGCACACGGTAAATATCGGCAATCACCAAAGTTTCTGATTCCAGCTGGGTTGAACATGCCTTTATTGCGTTGACGTATCAGTTTCA contains the following coding sequences:
- a CDS encoding ATP-binding protein is translated as MHIQRARYLEQLKASRFNGQVKVITGLRRSGKSYLLFKIYHDYLLEDGVKEDNILQIILDDDVFEKLRDPNQLSLFIRSRITEKDQQYYVFLDEVQYAISQEEMKNPDKPILLYSVLNGLLHLGNVDLYVTGSNSKFLSKDVMTEFRGRGDVIHVLPLSFKEFYSHIGGEKAEAYEQYAMYGGMPFALSKQSDEKKGQYLSSLFTEVYFKDITERYSVDLTYVLNQLTDNLCSSIGSLTNANKISRTLSSDRGKKISSETIAKYIDYLLDSYLFKEAKRFDVKGKHYFQYPNKYYCTDIGLRNARINFRQQEESHIMENIIFNELIGRGYCVDVGVIEITETNGEGKRLQKQCEIDFVVHSGSSKYYIQAALNLESEEKKKQELRPLLGINDSFKKILITKTYAKPWTDEKGILHVGLYQFLLDEYCITL
- a CDS encoding flavodoxin family protein, which encodes MSILVVYDSMYGNTEKIAQAIGAAIGADVLRAGEVKPDQLTGLDVLLVGSPTQAFQPLQPMKTFLKEIPFGALKGVKVASFDTRMDVAAVNNRFLTIMANLFGYAAKPIAATLMKKGGLSIASPEGFIVSDKEGPLKDGELERAVQWAKQSIS
- a CDS encoding alpha/beta fold hydrolase, with amino-acid sequence MKNSGYFRGGLPYTQIGNGPKPLVVFDGLTFEHKPQSPAMVKIYSFLEKDYTIYSVLRKPQLPEDYTLDDMAQDYAQMLKEEFSTPVDIIGISTGGSIALHFAALYPDLVRHLILHSSAHTLNDKAKQLQLDIAHFAQKGQWRKAWSLLVATGFPQSGFAFQLSKPLVAVIAFLLSVHHPKDANDLLVTVQAEDKHAFLDRLGEISCSTLVAGGEDDYFYSSQLFKETAQGIPNARLCLYPDMGHPAGGKRFKEDVLNFLHAD
- a CDS encoding NAD(P)-binding oxidoreductase; translation: MKVLILGASGATGTLVVSELLNRKITARIVVREKAILAQALKENPLVEIVTGDIDTFTQQTMEVLLKDCDAAVCCLGHKTTMKGMFGKPHALVFHAVQKITAAMETRAGSQKFILMSTTAYTNKATGEKNSVGEAILFSLLKVLLSPHRDNMLSADHLVHRIGKSEAFSWVAVRPDTLIDEEQSSAYEALEHTNRSPVFNAGKTSRINVACFMADLVFDEVLWERWKYKTPVLYNKH